A stretch of DNA from Francisella uliginis:
TTTTTGATTTATTTATTTTCATTTAATAACTTACATAAAATATCTATTCTCAATCATAGATACTATCATAAATAAGAAAAAGACAAAAATAATAAAGAACAAAAGAGACTAGTTTGTATACGTATGTTTATATTAAAAAGAATAATTTAGATTTAGAATTGTAGATTAAAACAAAAGACAGAATTTAAATAGTTATAGATTTATTTATAGTTTTTAACAGACTTTTCGATCTCTCTTCTAGCAAAATCAGCATTATCCCAGCCATCAACTTCAACCCACTTACCAGAATCAAGGTCTTTATAGTGTGTAAAGAAGTGCTCGATTTTACGCTTTAATGTCTCCGGAATATCTTGGATATCATTAATATGTTCATATTCTTTAGTTAGCTTATGGTTTGGTACGGCGATAATTTTAGCATCAACACCACCATCATCTTCCATTTTAAAGACACCAACTGCTCTACAGTTTATAACACACCCTGCAAGTAGAGGATATGGAGCAATAACCAATACATCAATTGGGTCACCATCATCATATAAAGTATTTGGTACAAAACCATAGTTAGCTGGATATCTCATTGTAGATGACATAAATCTATCAACTACAATCATATTGCTGTCTTTACAAAATTCATATTTAATTGGGTCACCATCTTGAGGTATCTCAATAACAACATTAAAATCATTTGGAATATC
This window harbors:
- the ppa gene encoding inorganic diphosphatase, whose translation is MLKNIPCGKDIPNDFNVVIEIPQDGDPIKYEFCKDSNMIVVDRFMSSTMRYPANYGFVPNTLYDDGDPIDVLVIAPYPLLAGCVINCRAVGVFKMEDDGGVDAKIIAVPNHKLTKEYEHINDIQDIPETLKRKIEHFFTHYKDLDSGKWVEVDGWDNADFARREIEKSVKNYK